The Thermococcus eurythermalis genomic sequence TTACATCTACGAGGTCAACCTGCGGGACATGATAATAGTCATGGAGTTCATTGAGGGGAAGAGGCTGAAGGAGCACCTCGAAGAAGTTTCAATGGACGAAAGGCTGGAGCTCTGCAGGGAAATCGGAAGGCAGGTTGCGAGGCTCCACAAAGCCGGCATCGTCCACGGCGATTTGACGACGAGCAACATGATCCTCCGCGAGGGGAAGGTTTACCTCATAGACTTTGGCCTAGCCGACTTTGACTCAACTCTGGAAGCGAGGGGCGTTGACCTCCACCTCCTCAAACGCGCCATGGAGAGCACGCACTACACGTGGTTCGAGGAGGGTTTCAGAGCCGTTCTTGAGGGGTACGGCGAGGTTCTCGGCGAGGAAGTGAGGAAGGAAATCGAGGAGAAGATAGAAGAGATAGAGAGCAGGGGGAGGTACCGGGAGCGGAGCTGGGTGAAATGATTCACCACCGGCTGTTCTACATATTTTAGATGCCCGGAACC encodes the following:
- a CDS encoding Kae1-associated kinase Bud32, encoding MKLIAQGAEAKIYEGTFEEVFGVPLLGEKVIVKHRVPKRYRIPEIDIKLRKERTVREARILHRAKEFGVNCPYIYEVNLRDMIIVMEFIEGKRLKEHLEEVSMDERLELCREIGRQVARLHKAGIVHGDLTTSNMILREGKVYLIDFGLADFDSTLEARGVDLHLLKRAMESTHYTWFEEGFRAVLEGYGEVLGEEVRKEIEEKIEEIESRGRYRERSWVK